Proteins found in one Limanda limanda chromosome 18, fLimLim1.1, whole genome shotgun sequence genomic segment:
- the tmem251 gene encoding lysosomal enzyme trafficking factor, translating to MMNFRQRMGWVGVALYLLLSIMAVYYVFEVHTLSLERVQGGGASLSAPPSAFTWSHLLSLPVWMWVSVFLLPYLQLFLFLFSCTRADPRAVGYCVLPVCIALLCSRRHATHRPTNHRAGSVIDT from the coding sequence ATGATGAACTTCCGTCAGAGGATGGGATGGGTGGGCGTGGCTCTCTACCTGCTGCTCAGCATCATGGCGGTGTACTACGTCTTTGAGGTGCACACACTCAGTTTGGAGCGTGTGCAGGGAGGCGGGGCCAGTCTGTCAGCCCCACCCTCTGCTttcacctggtctcacctgctgtcacttcctgtctggatGTGGGTGTCGGTCTTCCTGCTGCCTTACCtccagctcttcctcttcctgttctcgTGCACGAGAGCCGACCCCCGTGCTGTCGGTTACTGCGTACTTCCTGTCTGCATCGCCTTGCTGTGTAGTCGCCGCCACGCCACCCACAGACCGACAAACCACAGGGCAGGGTCAGTGATTGACACATAG